One window of the Eucalyptus grandis isolate ANBG69807.140 chromosome 8, ASM1654582v1, whole genome shotgun sequence genome contains the following:
- the LOC104415449 gene encoding probable aldo-keto reductase 1 encodes MAEHQGVTIPRVKLGTQGLEVSKLGYGCMGLTGIYNDPVSEEAGISIITDAFTKGITFFDTSDIYGPKINEILVGKALKKLPREEVQLATKFGVNFEEGNMVIKGTPEYVRSCCESSLERLGIEYIDLYYVHWIDTTVPIEETMGELKKLVGEGKVKYIGLSEASPDTIRRAHAVHPITAIQMEWSLWTREIEQEILPLCRELGIGIVPYCPLGSGFFGGRGVTEALPANSLLGQTPRFQAGNLDKNKILYARMEKLAKKHSCSPVQLALAWVLHQGHDVVPIPGTTKIKNLDNNIVSLRVKLTEEDMKEISDAIPIDDVAGDRIDEYSVRFLWKHANTPLRDGKPSAY; translated from the exons ATGGCCGAGCATCAAGGAGTTACGATTCCGCGAGTGAAACTTGGAACTCAGGGTCTTGAG GTTTCGAAGTTGGGTTATGGATGCATGGGACTCACAGGTATTTACAATGATCCCGTCTCGGAGGAAGCTGGCATATCGATCATCACTGATGCCTTCACCAAGGGGATAACATTCTTTGACACGTCGGATATATATGGCCCCAAAATCAATGAGATTCTTGTTGGAAAG GCATTGAAAAAGTTGCCGCGGGAGGAGGTGCAGCTAGCCACCAAATTCGGTGTGAATTTCGAAGAGGGCAATATGGTGATCAAGGGGACGCCTGAATACGTCCGCTCATGTTGTGAGTCAAGCCTCGAGCGCCTTGGCATCGAGTACATTGACCTCTATTATGTGCATTGGATTGACACAACTGTCCCAATAGAGGAAACT ATGGGAGAGCTGAAGAAGTTGGTGGGAGAGGGAAAAGTCAAGTACATTGGCTTGTCGGAGGCTAGCCCTGACACCATACGGAGAGCGCATGCGGTTCATCCCATCACGGCCATACAGATGGAGTGGTCGCTTTGGACTCGCGAAATCGAGCAAGAAATACTCCCGCTCTGCAG GGAGCTCGGAATCGGCATTGTTCCATATTGCCCTCTTGGTAGTGGGTTCTTCGGTGGTAGGGGAGTCACAGAAGCCTTGCCTGCTAATAGTCTTCTG GGGCAAACTCCTAGGTTTCAAGCAGGgaatttggacaaaaataagATTCTTTACGCTCGAATGGAGAAGTTAGCAAAAAAGCACAGTTGCAGCCCTGTACAGCTTGCACTCGCGTGGGTTCTCCATCAAGGACATGATGTTGTGCCCATCCCTG GAACGACGAAAATTAAGAATCTCGATAATAACATTGTTTCCCTTAGAGTGAAGCTTACGGAGGAAGACATGAAAGAGATCTCGGATGCTATACCGATTGATGACGTTGCCGGTGACAGGATTGATGAGTACAGTGTCCGCTTCTTATGGAAGCACGCAAACACGCCCCTGAGAGATGGGAAGCCGTCAGCTTATTAG